The following nucleotide sequence is from Sphingomonas telluris.
ATCATGCGTGTAGAGCTGAACCACCTCTTCCGCGGCGCGCGTACCGCGATTGGTGATGCGCGCACTGACGGCGATCTCGCCGCTGCCGGAGAGCGTCGGCGCGCTCAGCGCGAACTCGCTGTACTCGATCTTGCCGTAGGTGAGGCCGTGGCCGAACGGATAGAGCGCGGTGTTCGTGATGCCGCGGAAGTGCGCCTTGTACTCGTCGAGCTTGGGGTCCGGGTTGGGACGGCCCGTCGGCTTGTGCGCGTAATAGTAAGGCTGTTGACCAGCGAGACGCGGGAAACTGAGCGGCAGGCGGCCAGACGGGCTGTACGCTCCGAACAGGACGTCCGCGATCGAGTTGCCCGTTTCCGTTCCCAGGAACCAGGTGACGAGGATCGCCGGCGCATTCGCGACAGCGCCGTCGAGCGCGAGTCCGCGGCCGTTCTTGAGAACCACGACGATCGGCTTGCCGGTCTTCGCGATGGCCTCCGCAAGCTCCTGCTGCGGCTTCGGCACCGTGATGTCGGCGCGCGACTGCGCCTCGCCCGACATGTTCTGCGCTTCGCCGATCGCAAGCACGACAATGTCCGCTTGCTGCGCAGCCGCAACGGCCTGCTCGATGCCGCCCGGGATCACCGTTTCGACGCCCGAACCCTCTGCGATGATGATGCTGTTCTTGTCGGACACAGCGGCGCGAACGCCAGTGGCGAGATCGACGGAATTGTCGTCGGAACCGTAGACGACCCAGGGACCGACGAGGTCGTGCTGTCCGGACGCGAACGGACCGATCAGCGCGATCTTCTTGCCCGACTTCGGCAGCGGCAGGAGATCGCCGTCGTTCTTGAGGAGGACGATCGACTTGCGACCGGATTCGCGCGCGATCGCACGGTTGCGTGGCAGAAGTGAACGCGCCTGCTCACGCTTCTCGTCAATGCGGCCAAAGGGATTGTCGAACAGGCCGAGCATGGCCTTCATCGCCAACACGCGGCGAACGGACGTGTTGAGGGTTTCCTCCGGCACTTCGCCGCTGCGGACGAGATCCGGGAGGTATTGGCGGTAGAGGCCGCTCTGCATGCTCATGTCGACGCCGGCGAGGAAGGCGAGCCTTGCGGCGTCGCGACCATCCTTGGCGTAGCCATGTTTGATCATCTCTTCGTCGCCCGTGTAGTCGGACACGACGAAGCCTTCGAAGCCCCACTCGCCCCGCAGCACGTCGGTCAGCAACCAGTGATTGCCGGTCGCTGGAACGCCGGAAATCTCATTGAACGAGGCCATCGCCGATAGAGCGCCCGCGTCGAACGCGTCCTTGTACGTCTTGAGGTAGACCTCGCGCAGCGTGCGTTCCGACATGTCGACGGTGTTGTAGTCGAGGCCGGATTCCGCTGCGCCGTAAGCCGCGAAATGCTTCACGCAGGCGAGGAAATGCTCGTTCGATCGGAGGTTCGGGCCCTGGAAGCCCTTCACCCGCGCAGCCGCGAACAGGCCGCCGAGCAGCGGGTCTTCGCCGCCGCCTTCGACGCCGCGGCCCCAGCGCTGGTCGCGCGCGACGTCGACCATCGGTGCGAAGTTCCAGTCGATGCCGGCACCGGCGGCTTCGAACGCCGCGACTTCGGCCGTGCGGCGGGCAAGGTCGGGCTCGAAGCTCGCCACTTCGGCGAGCGGCACCGGGAAGATGGTGCGGTGGCCGTGGATGATGTCCGCCGCGAAGATCAGCGGGATCTTCAGCCGTGATTCCTTGACGGCCGCATTCTGCATGATGCGTGCCATGCGAGCGCCGTTGCCGTTGAACACGCCGGTCAGCTGACCGCGGCGCGCCTCCTCGACCTGCTGCGGGAAGTTGCTGTTGCTCGGGGGATTGAGAGCCGCGGCCTTTCCGCCTCCCCAGGCCGACGCCATCAGGCTCAGCTGGCCCGCCTTCTCCTCCAGCGTCATGCGCGAAATCAGCGTGTCCACGAAGCCCGGGACTTCCAGCTTGCCTGCCGTCTGCAACAAGGCGCGAGCAGGACTCGCAAGCCAGGCCGCCACAGCGCCCGCACCCATGAGCGCGGCCCTGCGCGAAATGCGCGTATCGAGCATTTTCTCTCCCTCTCCCTGCACCACTTCGGCGACCCGAGCTCGTCACCCGATCAGAGTGCTTGACGCAAACTGTAACCGGTTACATGAACGAGGTGGGAACCGAATGCAATCGCCTGACGGATGCATTCGAGACAATGGCCGTTCATAGGAGATGCATGCGAGACGCAACGATCCGAGATGTGGCCCGCCGGGCACAAGTTTCGGTCGCGTCCGTCTCCCGCGCGCTCAATAATCTCGATAACGTCAGCGAGAAGACGCGGGCGCGCGTCGCCGACGCCGTGAAGGAACTTGGCTACGTCCCGCACGCGGGCGCCCGCAGCCTCAGCCTCGCGCGGACCAATGCCATCGGCGTCGTCCTTCCGGACCTTTACGGCGAGTTCTTCTCCGAAATCGTGCGCGGCATGGATCGTGAGGCGAGCCGCCGCGGATACCTCCTTCTGCTGTCGAACATGCACGCCGGTCATCCACAATCGGAAAGCGCCGTTCGCGCCATGCGAGGCCGTGTCGACGGGCTGATCATGATGGCGCCGCACCTGAGCGACGCCGAGGTAGCCGAAGCGCTTCCTGCCGGAATGCCTGCCGTCCTCGTCAACACGCATAGCGACGCTCATGCAGGTATCCGCCTGGACAATGCAGCGGGCGCCAAGGCCGTTGCGCAACACTTTCTCGCGACAGGCAGGAAGCGGATCGTGCATATCGCCGGCCACGTGGGCAACATCGATGCGGAGGAACGTGCCGAGGCCTTCTCGAAGGCGATCGAGGGCACGTCTGCCCGGCTGCAAACCCTGCAGGGCGACTTCAGTGAAGAGTCCGGGGTGGTCGCGATCGAAACCCTGCTGGCGAAGGGCGCAACGTTCGATGCCGTGTTCGCCGCAAATGACATGATGGCCAGCGGGGTGCTCCAGGCCCTCCGGAAAGCCGGTCTGCGCGTTCCGGAGGAAGTCGCGGTTGCGGGGTTCGACGACATCCCACTGGCCAGTCATCTAGGCCTGACGACGGTGCGCGTGCGCATTGCGGAGCTCGGCGAACGAGCGCTCGATCGTCTCTTCGACATGCTCGATTCCAACACGGATTCCGCCGGGCGGGAGCTTCACGCACCCGAGCTTGTCGTGCGCGACACCACCGCCTCCGAATAGGACTGACCTTGATTTCTCTCGATCGCCGTTCGCTTCTCAAGAGATCCACTTTGCTTGCAGCGGGAAGCGCCCTCCCCGGCTGCGTTACCGCTCCGCTGACTTCAGGATCGCCCGCACTTCCCGCATTCTACGAGGACATCGAGCAGCGCACGTTCCGCTGGTTCTGGGACACGGTGAACCGGAAGAACGGTCTCGTCCCCGACCGTTGGCCGACGCCATCATTCTCGAGCATCGCAGCGGTGGGATTCGCCCTCCCAGCCTATGCGATCGGAGCGGAGCGTGGCTGGTGCACGCGGGCGGAAGCGCGCGACCTGACCCTGACGACCCTGCGCTTTTTCTGGAACGCGCCGCAGGGCCCGGAGACTAGCGGAACGGCCGGCAACAAGGGCTTCTTCTACCACTTCCTCG
It contains:
- a CDS encoding glycoside hydrolase family 3 N-terminal domain-containing protein, which gives rise to MLDTRISRRAALMGAGAVAAWLASPARALLQTAGKLEVPGFVDTLISRMTLEEKAGQLSLMASAWGGGKAAALNPPSNSNFPQQVEEARRGQLTGVFNGNGARMARIMQNAAVKESRLKIPLIFAADIIHGHRTIFPVPLAEVASFEPDLARRTAEVAAFEAAGAGIDWNFAPMVDVARDQRWGRGVEGGGEDPLLGGLFAAARVKGFQGPNLRSNEHFLACVKHFAAYGAAESGLDYNTVDMSERTLREVYLKTYKDAFDAGALSAMASFNEISGVPATGNHWLLTDVLRGEWGFEGFVVSDYTGDEEMIKHGYAKDGRDAARLAFLAGVDMSMQSGLYRQYLPDLVRSGEVPEETLNTSVRRVLAMKAMLGLFDNPFGRIDEKREQARSLLPRNRAIARESGRKSIVLLKNDGDLLPLPKSGKKIALIGPFASGQHDLVGPWVVYGSDDNSVDLATGVRAAVSDKNSIIIAEGSGVETVIPGGIEQAVAAAQQADIVVLAIGEAQNMSGEAQSRADITVPKPQQELAEAIAKTGKPIVVVLKNGRGLALDGAVANAPAILVTWFLGTETGNSIADVLFGAYSPSGRLPLSFPRLAGQQPYYYAHKPTGRPNPDPKLDEYKAHFRGITNTALYPFGHGLTYGKIEYSEFALSAPTLSGSGEIAVSARITNRGTRAAEEVVQLYTHDRVASVTRPVREMKAFRKIKLEPGQSEVVRFVLRPSDLSFYGLQNKPIVEPGRFDVWIAPSAEAPGVGGSFDLAA
- a CDS encoding LacI family DNA-binding transcriptional regulator produces the protein MRDATIRDVARRAQVSVASVSRALNNLDNVSEKTRARVADAVKELGYVPHAGARSLSLARTNAIGVVLPDLYGEFFSEIVRGMDREASRRGYLLLLSNMHAGHPQSESAVRAMRGRVDGLIMMAPHLSDAEVAEALPAGMPAVLVNTHSDAHAGIRLDNAAGAKAVAQHFLATGRKRIVHIAGHVGNIDAEERAEAFSKAIEGTSARLQTLQGDFSEESGVVAIETLLAKGATFDAVFAANDMMASGVLQALRKAGLRVPEEVAVAGFDDIPLASHLGLTTVRVRIAELGERALDRLFDMLDSNTDSAGRELHAPELVVRDTTASE